The following proteins are encoded in a genomic region of bacterium:
- the ruvA gene encoding Holliday junction branch migration protein RuvA, with translation MINYLKGILISKVEDGPFGCNITVEVNNIGYLITTNKKVVSLLPEEGNIVTIYTSLIHREDSMSLCGFSTREDKDLFNILQSVSGIGVKVALLLLGELGAYNLVSAVISGDVKALSKTKGVGPKLAQRIILELKEKMTNWREKVVLKPSEINKIDDIEINESYIEAETVLLSLGYTKKESSESLKNILPIAKNKDDSEELLRLSLQWLVSKEG, from the coding sequence GTGATTAATTATTTAAAAGGCATATTGATCTCAAAAGTTGAAGACGGTCCTTTTGGTTGCAATATTACAGTAGAAGTTAATAATATCGGCTATCTTATAACCACCAACAAAAAAGTAGTTTCATTACTTCCTGAAGAAGGAAATATAGTAACTATATACACTTCTTTAATTCATAGAGAAGACAGTATGTCTTTATGTGGCTTTAGTACAAGAGAAGACAAAGATTTATTCAACATATTACAGAGTGTTTCTGGTATTGGAGTAAAGGTTGCTCTTTTACTCTTAGGCGAATTAGGGGCATATAATCTCGTAAGCGCCGTTATAAGTGGAGATGTAAAGGCTCTTTCTAAAACAAAAGGAGTTGGTCCAAAGCTTGCCCAGCGAATAATTCTTGAACTTAAAGAAAAAATGACTAATTGGAGGGAAAAAGTTGTCTTAAAACCCTCTGAAATAAATAAAATTGATGATATTGAAATTAACGAAAGCTATATAGAAGCCGAAACCGTACTTCTTTCTCTTGGCTATACAAAGAAAGAATCTTCTGAAAGCCTGAAAAATATCCTGCCCATCGCTAAAAACAAAGACGATTCAGAAGAACTTTTGAGGCTTTCACTACAATGGCTGGTATCGAAAGAAGGATAA